A stretch of Blautia liquoris DNA encodes these proteins:
- the rapZ gene encoding RNase adapter RapZ, translating into MRFVIVTGMSGAGKSTALKMLEDMGYFCVDNLPISLAEKFAQLILDGVEGRIRKAAMGIDVRSGQALEDLQNVLEHMSIIGIEYEILFLDARDDVLVKRYKETRRAHPLANGGRIDVGIKKERERLEFLKKQADYILDTSQLLTRELKIELDKIFVYNQEFNSLIITVLSFGFKYGIPSDADLVFDVRFLPNPYYMDDLRPKTGLDQEVRDYVMGFDNTRIFLEKLQDMINFLIPNYINEGKNQLVIAVGCTGGKHRSVTLAEELYRCLKKGEGYGLSLEHRDIEKDMYRKKG; encoded by the coding sequence ATGCGTTTTGTGATAGTGACAGGGATGTCCGGAGCCGGAAAGAGTACGGCACTTAAGATGCTGGAAGATATGGGGTATTTTTGCGTAGATAATCTTCCGATTTCTCTTGCTGAAAAGTTTGCTCAGCTTATCTTAGATGGTGTCGAGGGAAGAATCAGAAAAGCCGCCATGGGCATTGATGTCCGAAGTGGTCAGGCTCTGGAAGATTTGCAGAACGTTTTGGAGCATATGAGTATCATCGGAATCGAATACGAGATACTTTTTCTCGATGCAAGGGACGATGTCCTTGTCAAACGTTACAAGGAGACAAGACGGGCACATCCTCTGGCGAACGGTGGCCGTATAGATGTCGGAATTAAGAAAGAGAGAGAAAGATTAGAATTTCTGAAAAAACAGGCTGACTATATTTTAGATACGAGTCAGCTTTTGACCAGAGAGCTGAAGATAGAACTGGATAAGATTTTTGTATACAATCAGGAGTTTAACAGTCTGATTATAACGGTACTGTCTTTTGGCTTTAAGTATGGAATACCATCTGATGCGGATTTGGTATTTGACGTCCGTTTTCTTCCCAATCCGTATTATATGGATGATTTAAGACCCAAAACTGGTCTGGACCAGGAAGTCCGCGATTATGTGATGGGATTTGACAATACTCGTATTTTTCTGGAAAAGCTTCAAGACATGATAAATTTTTTGATTCCGAATTACATCAATGAGGGGAAAAACCAGTTGGTGATAGCGGTCGGCTGCACAGGAGGGAAACATCGTTCCGTGACACTTGCCGAAGAACTTTACCGGTGCCTGAAAAAGGGCGAAGGATATGGTTTAAGTCTGGAGCATCGCGATATTGAGAAGGATATGTATCGAAAGAAGGGGTAA
- the whiA gene encoding DNA-binding protein WhiA → MSFSRDVKEELSMHIPQARHCQIAEIAAIIMYCGHVKITAKDHFSIRVQTENLYVARKLFTLLQKTFKIETENVVRRSENKKRLVTYVVYVQDARRVLMAAKLLDSNLQLIENPPLKHNVIVQNDCCRRAFLRGAFLAAGSISDPHRFYHYEIVCQTSWKAEQLAGLIRSFEIDAKIVKRKNHYVVYVKEGSHIVSLLGLMEANVSLLNLENIRILKEMRNSVNRQVNCEAANINKTVNAAVKQIDDITYIRDTIGLEALSEGLEEIAGLRLQYPEATLKELGMMLSPQVGKSGVNHRLRKLSNLAEELRGSKEENYYD, encoded by the coding sequence ATGTCTTTTTCCAGAGATGTAAAGGAAGAATTATCCATGCATATACCGCAGGCGAGACATTGTCAGATAGCGGAGATTGCAGCAATTATCATGTACTGCGGACATGTCAAAATTACGGCAAAAGATCATTTTTCAATCCGGGTACAGACAGAAAATCTGTATGTTGCCAGAAAACTCTTTACTTTATTGCAAAAAACCTTTAAGATAGAAACAGAAAATGTGGTTCGCAGGAGCGAAAATAAGAAAAGACTTGTAACATATGTAGTGTACGTACAGGATGCACGCAGAGTTTTGATGGCGGCAAAACTGTTGGACAGTAATCTGCAGCTGATAGAGAATCCTCCCTTAAAGCACAATGTTATTGTTCAGAACGATTGCTGCAGACGGGCTTTCCTGAGAGGCGCATTTCTGGCAGCTGGTTCGATCAGTGATCCACATCGGTTTTACCATTATGAGATTGTATGTCAGACTTCATGGAAGGCAGAACAGCTCGCAGGCTTAATCCGCAGTTTTGAGATAGATGCAAAGATTGTGAAACGAAAAAACCATTATGTGGTATATGTGAAAGAAGGCTCGCATATTGTCTCATTGCTGGGATTGATGGAGGCGAATGTTTCCCTTTTGAATCTAGAGAATATCAGAATATTGAAGGAGATGAGAAACAGTGTCAACCGTCAGGTGAACTGTGAGGCAGCCAATATCAATAAAACTGTGAATGCAGCCGTAAAACAAATTGATGATATTACATATATCAGAGACACCATAGGTTTAGAGGCTTTAAGTGAAGGGCTGGAGGAAATTGCAGGACTAAGGCTTCAATACCCGGAAGCGACACTGAAAGAACTAGGCATGATGCTTAGCCCACAGGTGGGAAAATCGGGTGTAAATCATAGATTAAGAAAGTTGAGCAATTTAGCAGAGGAGCTAAGAGGAAGCAAGGAGGAGAATTATTATGATTAG
- a CDS encoding HPr family phosphocarrier protein, with translation MIRKPITIELSTGMEARPVALLVQVASQFSSDIYLEIPGKKINAKSIMGMMALGLDTGEKVTLTADGPDEEEAIKSVEEYLTNK, from the coding sequence ATGATTAGGAAACCTATTACCATTGAACTGTCAACTGGAATGGAAGCAAGACCTGTAGCTTTATTAGTCCAGGTGGCCAGTCAGTTCAGCAGTGATATCTATCTTGAGATTCCCGGCAAGAAAATCAATGCAAAAAGTATCATGGGTATGATGGCATTAGGCCTGGATACCGGTGAAAAGGTTACATTGACAGCTGATGGGCCGGATGAAGAGGAAGCCATAAAAAGTGTAGAAGAATATCTGACCAATAAGTGA